The window TAGAAGCGGATCAAGGTGATACAGACAAAAATCAAAAATTAATTGATCAAATTAAACAAGCAATTGCAGAAAATGGAATTAATTTAGCAGATTCACCAAGTGCTATTGATAATAAAACAGAAAATCTTAAAGACTTTTTAGCTAAGGAACTAGCTAAAAAAGAACTTAATAACACAATTAACGATGAAGTTCAAAAATTATTAGACAAAATAGAAGATAAAAGTATTCAATCGGAAGTTGCTAAAAAACTAGAAGAGTTAAAAAATAGTGCAAATATCTTGATTGATTCTGAAAATGCTACTCCAGAAGATATTTTGGCTAAAAATGCAGAAATTCTTGAGGAGCTTCAAAAAGCTAAAGAAGAAATTCAACAAAACAAAGATGATTACCAAGCTAAAATTGATAAAATTGAAAACCTTAAACAACTTCTAGATCCTAAAAAGAATGCAAATCCAGATAATTACCCAAATTACATTGAAGCAATTCAAAGTTACGAAGATATTAAAGATTTAGGTTCAACTACCCTAAAAGATTTAGATGATAAACTTAAAGAAATTCAATTTGCTTTTGATAAAGATGAAGCAATTAAAGCTGCTAATGATCTTAAAGCAAAAGTAAATGATGCTAACACTCCTTTTGCTAATCCAACAGCAGATTCGCCACAGTCAGGTTATTTAACACTTAAAAATGGTGTTAATACTTACACACAAAAAGTTCTAGATGAATTGAATGATGAATCTAATAATTACAGCAACTATAACCCAAAGGAAGCACAAGAAAAAATTGAAGCAGCAAATGATCTTTTCACTGATCAAAAATCTGTTGCTGAAAGATTAGCTCAACTTAAGGAAAAATTAAATGAATTAAATTCTGTGCCTAATGATGATCGTGATTCTTTATGAGAAAGTAATCAAAATAAAATAGAATTAGATATAGCTAATTTAGAGAATATGCTTACCAATTCGATTGTTTTATCTACTGATGATAAATCAAATATTGAGAACAAACAAAATGAATTAAACAAAGCTTTTGAAGAATACAAAACATTCGAAATTAAACGTAATAATTTAATTGATAGAATCAATGATTTAAAAGATAGAACCAATGATAAAACAAGTGCATATGATCCAAAATTAGCAAAACAACTTAATGATGTTTACAACAAAATGATTGAAAACGCTAACGATGCACTTTCTGATGCTGATCTTCAAAGCATTGAAGAACAATTAAATACATATAATGATAAACTGCCAACAATCGCTTCTTTTGCTGAAAAAGTTAGTGCAGCATACAATTATATGAATAGTCCTGAAGATCCAAACGATAAAGACAATCCTAAACGTCCTACTTCACCTGAATTTACTGAACTTAAAAAACAAATTGAAAACTTAATTCAAGAGGGTGAAAAATTATCTAGTTCATCAGATGCAAATTCAGCTGAAATACAAACAAAAATTGAAGAAATTAATAAATTAGTTGAAAGAGCCGCTATCTTTGAATCAATTAATAAAATAATAGATGAGGCTCTTGCTGTAAATGAAAATATTGATTATTACACATATAATGGGCAAGATAGTGATATCAAAAAAGAAGAAGTTAAAAATTGATTAAATAGAATTCAGCAAGATGCATTTAATCAAACAGATACAGAATTATTAAGAAAAATTAAAGAAACAGCAAAAGCTGCTAAAGGTTTAGTAGATAAGTATAAAGAAATTTCAAGTGAAATTCAAACCTACAAAAATAAAGCAATTGATACATCTTTCAAAGGATATGATGTTGATGCTCAACTTTTAATTGATAATTTATGAGAAAATACAGCTAAAAAACCTTTTGATCCTAAAAATCCTAATAGCAGTTTAGAAGAAATTCAAAAATCTTTAGAGAAATTAGAAGTAGCAAAAACAAATGTTGCTCAAATCGATGCTCGTAGAGAAAAATTATATGATTTAATTAAAGCTTATAAAGAAGATTCTGTTAACGGTTTAAACAATTCAGAATTAAATAGTGAACTTCAAACTGCGCTTGAAAAGCGTGTAAATAATATTCTAAATAATAATGCAGCAAAATCAAAAACAAAAGAATCTTTAGACCAAGATATCTTTACTGATGAAGATGGTAAAGAAAAATTACTTATGCGAATATTACAACCTAACTTCATCAATCTTTCTAAAGCTGCTACAGAAGCAGAAGCAGAAATTTCAAAAACAGTTTCAACTGATAGCAAATTAACAAACAAATTAAATGAGCTTTCTGAAAATGTCAAAAAAGCAAAAAGAATGTATTCGACAGAAACAAAAGCTGTTTCAATTGATCAATTAACTGAAAAACTAAAAATAAATATTTTAGAAGTTAAGATCTTAATAGATTATCAAAATATTAAAGAAAAAATTAGTTCTTCAAGTATTTCGGAATCTGATAAAGCACCAATTGAAGCTTTATATTCTCAATTCGATTCGGAGTTTGCTGCTTTATCTGCAAACGAAAAAATTCCTACTAGCGATGAGCTTCAAGCAATTAAGAACAAATATCTAATTGATGCAACTTCATATCTTAGTGTCACAACTCCTTCTGATCATTTAGATCCTGTCAAAAATAATATTATTTTACAAGTATTCGAAGATACTAAAGAATTAAGAAAAATAATTAATCTTGCTAATGAATACTATAACGAAAGACAAAAAGAAGGTGATTCAAACATCATTGACACAGAAAAAGTTAAAGAGCTTTATAAAGAACTCCACACATTAATAGAACAAGCAGAAACTGAAATTGCTAAAAAACCAAATAGTGAAGATGCAAAAGCTCATAGACGTTATGATCTTCAAAATAAAATTGAACAAATTAGATTGGAAAAACTTAAACAAGCTAAAAGTTTACTTATTGAGACGGAAAAATTATATAATGAAATGACAGAGCTGGGTTGAACACCTTATAAAACAAGCAACTACGAAACTAAAGCGATTAATGATTTAAAATCAATTACAAAAGATCAATCTGGACAAGATAATAGTCAATTACCTGATAATGTAACAATTAAAGATGTTAACTTAAAAATTTACTACGCTAACAAAGAACTTAATAACCAAAAAAGAAAAATTTGAGAAGCGAAACAAAACAAATTTAACGATGAATATAAAAAATTAGATATTTTAGTTCAAGCATTTAACAATACAATCGCAAGAAGCGGAATAGATATTAAGCAAGAAGAATATGATGTTATAAAAACACTTAAAAATCAATTACAAGAGAGAGGAACTATCTCTTATGAAGATATTTCAAAATGAAATGAAGAATCATTTAATACAAGATATCCTTCAACTGAAAATAGTTCATATTCTTTATTTACGCAAGAAATTCAAATGATTCTTAAAGCTGGTATTACACAAATTGAAACAGCAATTAATACTTTTAATGCTATTTACATTGAAAATATGAAGAGTTTTATTGGCCAAGAACAAAATAGAACCAAAGGAATCATTAGAGATTTCAAAGAAACTATTGCTCCATTTATCAATTCTTCAGAATCTAATAAAGATAGCTTATTCAAACAATTAGGAATGGGTAAAGTAATCAATATTTTCAACAACACTTTCATTACCGCGTATGAAAAGTTTTTAGGTTCTACAACAGAAACAAACTATAATGATTTAATAACTAATACAGATCCTCAAGTAATGGTTAAAAATTCAACAGAATTAAATGACCTAAAAAAACTACTTAAAGATTTAGTTTCGCAAATTCAAGAAGACTTTAAAGATCTTTATACAATTAGAGCAAACTTAAATCAAATTATTACGGATTTAGATACTGATATTAATACAGAAAGAACAGCATATTGAGCTGCAAGAACTTTATATGCACAAGCTTATAATAAATTCAAAAATCTAGTTGATAATTTAGTTCCTGATTTCATGAACATAGGTTCAAAAACACCTGCAAACCCTGGTGAAACACTTGCTGAATTAAAAGCAAGACAAAAAACATATATTCAAGATAAATCACAAAATATTGTCACAACAATCAATGAAAGTAAAAAATTCTTTGATTGATTAGAAGATAACATTAATAATGAAGAGCTTTCATATCTAGTAACGCAAGCCAATTCAGATACTGATAAATTTGATGAATCTAAAAAATCTACTTTTGAAAATAAACCACGTAAATTACTTCTTTTAAATGAAGTTATTAATAAATATTTAGAAATTCAAGCAAAAGAAACAACAAGATACAATGAATTTACAAATAAAATTAATGTTTTAGGAAGTGATTCAGCAACACAAGAAATGGACATTACAACTTCCAGGGATCTTATGTCTCTGTTCAAGAAGTTTAAATTCTCTTCAATTGATTCTGGAAACATTTTTAATTTAGACAATTTTAGAATTATTCTTAAGAGAAGATCAGACAATACTTGATATGAACTAGAAGATCAAAATAATGATTATTCAAAAACCAAAGTAAAATTTAGTGTTGTTTATAAATTTACACCAAAAAATGCAGATAATTTTGACAATTTAAATGATATAGAATTTGCAAGTGATGAATTATCAATCAGTTTCAAAACTTCTTCTATTTTACAAATTCCTTCTGGAAGAAATATTTTTGTAACAAAAGACGAAAATGGGCAAGATGTATTCGGGCAAAATGCAAAACAATCTGTAATAAACATGAAAGATACAGGTTGATTCACAAGTTCTAAAACAGATGAACAGTTATTAAATGAATTCTGAAATGGACTGAGTGATAAAATCTTTGGTGGTCTTGGTTCTTCGCATGCTATTTCAATTTCAGATGAAGATTACCAAAAAGCACACAATGCAACAGATGCAAGCGAATTAACTGGAGCTGATGATAAAGTTGCAAAACTTATTAAAGAAGAAAAATTAGGACTTAAAATTTTAATACCTGTTTCTAATGCTTTTTCAGGTTCATGAACTAATATTATTGAATCAAATAATGGAAGATATAAAGTATATTTAAGTCCAGATGATAAAGAAATGATTGTTTATGGAATTTACCCAAGTAAACCAATTACTCAAGATGCACCTTATCCAACAAAAGATGGTATAGGTGATAAAGACTTACCTTTCAAACAAGCATATGGAAACTTATTTGTTGGTACAGATATTTATAAAGCAATGCCACAAGTTGAAGTATTTAAATGAGTGTTTAAGTTTGAAATAGACGAAACAACTAAAGAAGTTAAATCATATATTAAACATCTTGAATCTAGAAACTTTACAAAAGTTCGTAGTTTAATGGTAGATGGATATAATTCTCTTGGTTCAAATGATACAGACAAACAAGTATGATCGGCTGATAAATTTGCTGAATTTGTGCACAAAAACAATTTAGTATTTAAAGAAAATGATTCTAATTTAGAATTTAATGTGCCTTCTTCGACAGATTACAATAGTCTTAATAACTTTACAATCAACTACAATAATCAACCTGCCCTTAAATACATTTTAAACCCACAAGATAGTGTCTTTGGATCAACTACAACACGTAATAAACAGGATTTAAAAAGTGCTACTGATGATTTTAAATTCTTCCAAAGAGGAATAGATCGTATGGGTGGAACGTTGATAGAAAATGGAACAATTAAAACTTTAAACGAATTAAAAGCTGTACACTGACCATATAGTTCAGATGAAAATAAAGCGCATGGTGATGCTATTTCTAACATTTTATCAATTCCATATCAAAGTACAATCCAAGAATTTAAATTCCAAATCAAAGATTAGTCATTTAAATGCTATATTTTACTCAAAACACACTAGAATAGATTATTTCTAGTTTTATACAAAAAACACCTTTCCCTATTATTTAAGGAAGGGTGTTTTTTGTTGTAATAAAGTTGTCTTAATTAGCGCTTTTCTTATCGTTTATATTAAGGTCTTTTTAATGGTTTACAAAACTAGGTTTTAGAAACGATTATAGCTCATTTGAGTTAGTTTGAATATAAGAAGCTGCTATTATTTCAAATAGAGGTTGTTTTGGTCTTTTGTCATAGTAATCTCAAATGGCAAAAGGTGACTTTTCGATATTCTTATCTGGTAATGTCCTGAGTTTCCAAGTTGGAAGCTCTTTTTTATACCTTCTACCTTATTACTTATATACATAGTATATAAGTACAGTTTTTAATTATTTTAATTTTTTACAATGATTACAATGATAATAATGTATAATATAAATATGAGTAACTACATTCTGTATAAAAGAAAAAACCCAAAAGGAATTTACATTGCATTAGGAATATCAAAAGGATATGGTAAAGGGATTGGTAATTTAGTTGGATTAGGTTATTGAGAAGAAATTAAAGAAAAATATTCTCTGCAAAACATCGATGATTTAAAACCAATTGCTAAATTAGTTCCTGTTGGAGAAGATAAAATTGAAGTTAAAACCAAATTTTTTCAATTGCTTGAACCAACATCTGTCGAAACAAATGTGAAAAATGTTGGTATTGAATTGATTTATAAAGTAATTAAAGAACTAGATTTATTTAAAGGATTACCGAAAACTAAACACAAATCTTTAGAAGAAGTATTAGAATTTATTGTTGCAACAAGAATAATTCAACCAAGAAGTTATATTTGTCAATACAAAAACAAAAATGACTTTTTACATGATATAGATATAAAAAAATCTTCAATTTATAACTATTTTGATACTTTTTTAGAATATAAAAATACAATTTTAGTCAATATTTATAACAAAATGCAAGAATTGACAACTAGAAACACAAAATTAATGCATTTTGATAATACAACTGCTTATTTTCAAAGTTTTTCAAGAGATGGTTTGAGACAAAGAGGTTTTTCTAAAGATGGAAAGCATGATGAAGATCAAATTGTTGTGGCTATGGCAGTTGATAATAATGGTATTCCTTTTCACTATAAAGTTTTCGAAGGAAATACTGCAGATTCTAAAACTCTTGTGAAATTTTTAGTCGAAATGCAAAGGATTTACAAAACAAAAGACACAATAATAGTTGCTGATAAGGGTATTAGTCAAAATGCAAATTTAAGATATTTAGAGCAAAAAGGATATAAATATATAGTTCAGAAACGTATTGATATTCTTGGAAAAGAAGATAAAGCATTTATAGTAAATGATCAAGGGTTTGTTCAAGAAAATGATTATTTCACTAAATCTAGATTCGTCCAATCTGTTTGAGCTAAAAATAAAAATAAAAAAAGATATAGCGATACTTTTAGAAAACAATTTGTCTATTTTAGCCCTTCCAAACAAACTTTAGACAAAATAAAAAGACAAAATCTTATTAATAAATTGGAGAAAAAGTCTATTAACGGTGAATTACCATTAAGTGCTTTGGTTCCTGAATATAAGAAAAAGTATATGGATGTAGATGGTAAAACAGTTGGAAGATTAAATATCGAAAAAATTAAAAAAGTCGCTAATGAAGATGGTTTTTATATGATTGAAACCAACATAACAAATATAGATTCAAAAGAAGCAAATGAAATATATAAGGGACAATGAAAAGTCGAAGAAGGTTTTAGAACTTTAAAATCAGCAATCGAAGTTAGGCCGATGTACGTTTATAAAGACGAACATATTCAATCTCATGTATTTTTATGCTTTTTATCTCTAATTGTTTTGAAATATTCCATTTATAAATTAAAGAAATTTTATAAAGATAATGGAGAGATCCAAAAACTCACAATGAATATGTTTATAGATGCATTGAAACTTATAACAATCACAACAAAGACTGTGAATGGTAAAGTTGTAAGTGAAATCAAGAATAATTTAGACCCAGAACATAAGGAATTAAACAAAATATATAGTGATTTTCAATATGCAGTCGATGGTCTATCATTGTAATTTAAAAGCGCAAAAAACGAATACGCCTTATTTATAGGTGTATTCGTTTTTTTCTTCATTACAACTTGGAAACTCAGGATATTAAGGTCTTTTTAATGGTTTACAAAACTAGGTTTTAGAAACGATTATAGCTCATTTGAGTTAGTTTGAATATAAGAAGCTGCTATTATTTCAAATAGAGGTTGTTTTGGTCTTTTGTCATAGTAATCTCAAATGGCAAAAGGTGACTTTTCGATATTCTTATCTGGTAATGTTGCAAGATAACCACGTGAATCAAGAGATACATTTGTTATTCGTTGCGCTTTAAATATTTGATAAAGATAAAGTGTGTTATCTTTGAATTTGTATTCTAATCTAAATACACCATCATTTCAAATACTTTTTGATTCTGACGAATTATTGATTTGATTATATTTTGATAAGCTCTTATATTCGATATTTTGACCTAACAATCTTTGATTAAAGTTTCCGCTTTTGAAAAGTGAAATTGGAAATAGTAAATAATTATTTTCAAGTTTTACACCATCTTTTAAGCTTATATATTCAATTTCGACATTTGAAAGACTTAATTTTAAATATTTAAATCCGTTAATTTCTATAATATTATCATTGCCAAGTCCAACAAGTTCTACTTTTCAGGTAAAATCAGCGTTATTTATCTGAATGTCAAGGTTTTGTCAAGCAAAACGGTTATTTGCTCCCCCAAAGGTAGATCATGCAAAATTAGGTTTATAGTTTGTACCTGTATAGGTATGAGCATCATCCGTTGTGCTTCCATAGAATTCTTTTAAAATTCGCATATTTTTATCGATACTACTTTTATAACTTTTAACAATGAGCTCTCTGCTATTTACTTGTTTACTCATAATTGTAATTAATCTTTCTTCTAAATTATCTACTTGGTTTTCTAATTCACGGAGCCTTATCTCTGCTACTTCTTTTTGTTTTTCAATATATCAAACGCTATTTTCTATCTCTCTTTTTTCTCGAGATACGTTTTCAATTTCTTTATTTTTTTGTAAAAGCAAATTATCCTTTTCTTCGATTTTATTTCTAGCTTCGGCTAGTTCTTTAATCTTTAAAAGTATTTGATCATCTTTTTCTTGAATTTTTGTTTCTAGCTCTTTATTAGCTTTTTCAAGCTCTGCTTTATTTGATTCTAGTTCTTCTTTTTCTTTGTTTATTGCTTCAATTTTTCTTGTAAGTCAATCAGTTTGGTCTTTACTAATTCTTTCGTTTAATTCCGTAATTTTTGTATCTTTTTGAAGAATAACATTTTCAAGTGATTTAATTTGTCTTTCATTTTCTTCTTTTTGTTCTTTAAGTTTTGCTAATTCTTGATCTTTTAAACTAATATTTTTTTGAAGTTCATTTTTATTATTTTCGATTACTTGATTTTTTGTTTCTAGTTCTCTTTTTGTATTTGTTAAATCAGAAACTTCTTCTTTTAGATGTAAGATATTGGTGTTATTTTCCGCGATAATTGCATCTTGCTTCGATTTCGTCTCCTCATAATGCTTGTTTTGGAGTTGTAAAATTAAAGAAGATAGCTTTGTTTGATAATCAAGATATTCATTTATTTTGTTATTAACGCTTTGCAAGCTTGTGTTATCATATTCAAGTTCAATTGTTTCATTTAATATTGTTTCTAATTCTTTTGTCATTGTGCTATCTCCAATTTTATATACTAAAAGATTTCCTTGATTTTTAAGTTTGACATATCATTCTTTAATAATTAAAATGCGTGAGCTCGATTCTTGTAAATCATTTGTTTCTTTATTTTTATACTCTGTTAAATTATTTGTTAATATCTTTAACTTCTCTTGTGCTTTACTAAATTCAATTTCTAGAGTTTCAATGCTTGCTTTATAGCTAGTGTTTTCTTCGGTTAATTCGCCGATTTTGGAGTTCTTTAAATTAATTTGATCTTTAAGATTTGCGAGCTCATCTTTACTTTTTTGCAGCTCTTCCGAAATTTTGATAAATTCTTTTTGAAGTGGTACAAGCTTTTGATCGTTATATTCCTTAAATGCTTGAGAAATTAATTCTAAAGATCCATTTATAATGTCTTTGTACTGTGTTACAAAGTTTTCTTCAGAGTATTTTTCAAGTGTTTTTGTTAAGATTTCTTTTTGTTCTTCTAATGCTTTGATTATTTCGCTTATATTTTTGCTATCTTCTGTTTTTATAACTTCTAGAATCTTTTCTAGATCCTGAATTACATTTAAAATGTAATCTTTTAAGATCTCACGAAATTCTTCTTTATTAGCGCTTAATTCGCTTAATAATGCTTCTTTTGCATTATTAGTATTATCAAGGACTATCTTAAGTTCTTCTAGCTCATATTTAGAGTTTTTGAGTTCTTCTTTCATTAATAAAAGCTCTCCTTGGAGATTTTCTTTTAGTTTGTTTATTTCTTTATATTTTTCAAATAAAGCATTAAAATCCCGATCATAAAGTATTTGTGTTTTATTTAGTATATTTTGGTTAGTTTTACCAAATTTATCGACATCAATTACAATAAAGTTATTGATATTGTGATTAGCAACACCTGTTTCGTACTCTCTTTCTGCTATTTCTAATGCTTTTGAAAGTTCATTTTCATATTCGCCAAGGTAGTTCAAAACAGAGTTAGCTTCTTTTTTAAGATTTTCAGATACTTCAGAACTTGTGTATGAAAAATCTTTGTTTAAAAAGGAACTCACTTTTTCTTTTAGTGAATTAATATAAGAAACTTGCTCTTTGGAAGCACGAATTGTGATTTGCACCATTTGTTTAGCTTTTTCGAATTGACTTGAAATTTCGCTTTCTTTTTCTGCAATTGTTTTTTGTTTTTCTTGCAATTCTTCTAAAAGCATCTTATTAAGGTTTAAATTTAAGCTACTGAGTGCATCATCGATTTCGATCTTTTGGTCAAGGAAACTGATTCCTTGATCTATTGAGTTAATCTTTATTTTATTTAACTCTTCGATTGCTTTTGTTAATGCTTCAATAGTTTTTGTATATTCATTTTTAGTCTCTTGTTTTAAATTATTTTGTGAAATAGCTAGTGAATTTTCAATTTCTCTTTTTTGTGTTTCATAATTTTTAACAGCTTCAGCATGCTTGTTTTTTAAAATTTGAATCACTTCTTCTTCACTAGCTGGATGGCTATCGTGCAATTGATCAGAAGGTGCTAAAAAATTAATTTGTTCTCTTGTGATATAAATTGTTTCTGATTTTTCACGAGATTTTCTTAATAAACTTCGCATTAAGCGTGACGAATTATCTCTAAATGAATTATTTTGTCTAGTAACAATACCTAAATCTTCTTGTAGTTTTGTGATCGTTTGTTCTAATTTTTCTTTTTCAATTAAAAGAATTTGATTTTGTTTTTCAAGATCCGCAATTTTGAGTTTCAAAAGTACAATTTCTTTATCTTTTTGCTGAATTTGTTTTTTGTATTTTGCAACACAAGCATATGATAAACATCCGGCAACAACAACTGACAAAATACCACAATTTGAACTTGCTATAATAAGTCATTTTCATTTCTTCATGGCTTTCTCCTTTTTTTGGATTTTTAATTATGGCTAGAAATAAGGTTGTTAATTTCGTTTTCTAATTCCGCTGGTAATTCTCATTCTTTTAAAACTTTGAGAGCTTCTGCAAAGACTTCTTCGCCATTATTTTTGTAAAATACAACATTCTTTTCCATGATTTCATCGAGTAGTTTTCTTAACATTGAAGCATATTGTCCCGGACGCGGCACTCTTCTACGTACATATCCATTTGATTCTAATTCAATATCATAGGGCATTTCAGGAACATTCACTCTAATTCGATTATCTTCAGTTCAAGAACGATAAGTTTGCAAAATACCAATTGCTTTTTTAATGATTGTATTTGCTTTCATAACTAATTTAGCATAGGCGAGTTCTTTAATTTTTAAAGATTCAATTTCAGAAATAAGTTCATTTTTTTCTCGAATTAAGTTATCTAATTCCTTTTTATTCTTTTCATTTTGTTTGAGAAGCTCTTTTTTAAGATTGTTGATTTCTTTTTCTAAATCTCTGCGTTTTTTATTTTCGTTAATAAATCCATAATTGGTTTGATCACTTAATTTGTTGTATTTTAAAATTTGATCATCAAGTTGATTTCTTAATAGAACAAGCTTGTTTTCAAGGTCTTTTTCGCGTTTTTTAGCAGTTTCAAGAGCTTTAGTTGCAATTTGCAATTTTTCGGTGAGCGAGATTTTTTCATTACTTAATTTCTCATTGACTTCACTTAAAGATTGTATGTATGTTCTTGAGTATTCGATTTCCTTATCTTTTTCATTCAAGCGGCTAGTAATATCAACTATTTCTCTTTTTCTCGCATCTAATAATAATTTAAGATCATCACGTTCTTTATTATTTTCTAACGAATAAGAAAGGTGTTCTTCTTTGAGTTTTTTAAGTGCCTCTTCGCTTTTTGTTAGTGCTTTTTGAAGTTCTTCTTTTTCTCTTGTTTTAGTTTCAATTTCAAGATTAGTTTTATTTTCAAGTTCTATAAGCTCCGCTTTGAGATTTTCAATGCTTTTGGTTTTGTTATCAAGCTCAAGGTTACTTCGTTCGAGTTCAGCATTTATTTTGTTAATATTTTCTTCAAGACTTCTATTTTCAGCACTAATCCGACTGATTGTTGTATTTAAATTGCTTATTTTCTTATTGTTTGAAGATTCTAGTTCAGTGAGTTTATTAATAAGGTTTTCCTTATCAGAAGTTAGATGATCTATTTTGAGAATTAAATCAGAATTAGTCTTTTCCAGTTTTGTAAGTTCAAC is drawn from Mycoplasmopsis glycophila and contains these coding sequences:
- a CDS encoding IS1634 family transposase, which translates into the protein MITMIIMYNINMSNYILYKRKNPKGIYIALGISKGYGKGIGNLVGLGYWEEIKEKYSLQNIDDLKPIAKLVPVGEDKIEVKTKFFQLLEPTSVETNVKNVGIELIYKVIKELDLFKGLPKTKHKSLEEVLEFIVATRIIQPRSYICQYKNKNDFLHDIDIKKSSIYNYFDTFLEYKNTILVNIYNKMQELTTRNTKLMHFDNTTAYFQSFSRDGLRQRGFSKDGKHDEDQIVVAMAVDNNGIPFHYKVFEGNTADSKTLVKFLVEMQRIYKTKDTIIVADKGISQNANLRYLEQKGYKYIVQKRIDILGKEDKAFIVNDQGFVQENDYFTKSRFVQSVWAKNKNKKRYSDTFRKQFVYFSPSKQTLDKIKRQNLINKLEKKSINGELPLSALVPEYKKKYMDVDGKTVGRLNIEKIKKVANEDGFYMIETNITNIDSKEANEIYKGQWKVEEGFRTLKSAIEVRPMYVYKDEHIQSHVFLCFLSLIVLKYSIYKLKKFYKDNGEIQKLTMNMFIDALKLITITTKTVNGKVVSEIKNNLDPEHKELNKIYSDFQYAVDGLSL
- a CDS encoding coiled-coil domain-containing protein; translation: MKKWKWLIIASSNCGILSVVVAGCLSYACVAKYKKQIQQKDKEIVLLKLKIADLEKQNQILLIEKEKLEQTITKLQEDLGIVTRQNNSFRDNSSRLMRSLLRKSREKSETIYITREQINFLAPSDQLHDSHPASEEEVIQILKNKHAEAVKNYETQKREIENSLAISQNNLKQETKNEYTKTIEALTKAIEELNKIKINSIDQGISFLDQKIEIDDALSSLNLNLNKMLLEELQEKQKTIAEKESEISSQFEKAKQMVQITIRASKEQVSYINSLKEKVSSFLNKDFSYTSSEVSENLKKEANSVLNYLGEYENELSKALEIAEREYETGVANHNINNFIVIDVDKFGKTNQNILNKTQILYDRDFNALFEKYKEINKLKENLQGELLLMKEELKNSKYELEELKIVLDNTNNAKEALLSELSANKEEFREILKDYILNVIQDLEKILEVIKTEDSKNISEIIKALEEQKEILTKTLEKYSEENFVTQYKDIINGSLELISQAFKEYNDQKLVPLQKEFIKISEELQKSKDELANLKDQINLKNSKIGELTEENTSYKASIETLEIEFSKAQEKLKILTNNLTEYKNKETNDLQESSSRILIIKEWYVKLKNQGNLLVYKIGDSTMTKELETILNETIELEYDNTSLQSVNNKINEYLDYQTKLSSLILQLQNKHYEETKSKQDAIIAENNTNILHLKEEVSDLTNTKRELETKNQVIENNKNELQKNISLKDQELAKLKEQKEENERQIKSLENVILQKDTKITELNERISKDQTDWLTRKIEAINKEKEELESNKAELEKANKELETKIQEKDDQILLKIKELAEARNKIEEKDNLLLQKNKEIENVSREKREIENSVWYIEKQKEVAEIRLRELENQVDNLEERLITIMSKQVNSRELIVKSYKSSIDKNMRILKEFYGSTTDDAHTYTGTNYKPNFAWSTFGGANNRFAWQNLDIQINNADFTWKVELVGLGNDNIIEINGFKYLKLSLSNVEIEYISLKDGVKLENNYLLFPISLFKSGNFNQRLLGQNIEYKSLSKYNQINNSSESKSIWNDGVFRLEYKFKDNTLYLYQIFKAQRITNVSLDSRGYLATLPDKNIEKSPFAIWDYYDKRPKQPLFEIIAASYIQTNSNEL